A single region of the Stigmatopora argus isolate UIUO_Sarg chromosome 6, RoL_Sarg_1.0, whole genome shotgun sequence genome encodes:
- the LOC144076336 gene encoding synaptotagmin-2-like isoform X1 has product MKFNLFRRAQPVAAAEPTGATATPGTAVTPAAVSSTVAESSGNNTEISKNDMFEEIKSKFLNEIDKIPLPPWALIAIAVVAALLVLTCCFCIIKKCCCKKKKNKKGKKGKDGFNMKNMEGGEKSQDDDDDEGETGLTEEEKEEEEKEQEKLGKLQYSIDYDFENTKLTVGILQAADLMSMDSGGTSDPYVRILLLPEKKKKYDTKVHKKTLNPVFNETFVFKVPYEELGGKTLALSVFDYDRFSKHDVIGEVKLPMNTIDLGRPIEEWRDLESADQEEPEKLGDICISLRYVPTAGKLTVCILEAKNLKKMDACGLSDPYVKIQLLQGGKRLKKKKTTVKKNTLNPYYNESFSFEIPLEQMQKILVAVTVFDYDKIGKNDAIGKIFVGSKATGLGLKHWSDMLSNPRRPIAQWHALQPEEDIDGQLASLAAKK; this is encoded by the exons ATGAAGTTCAACCTGTTCAGGAGGGCGCAGCCGGTGGCCGCGGCCGAGCCCACCGGAGCCACGGCCACGCCCGGCACGGCCGTCACGCCGGCCGCCGTCTCCTCCACGGTGGCGGAAAGCTCCGGCAACAACACGGAGATCAGCAAGAACGACATGTTCGAGGAGATCAAGAGCAAATTCCTCAACGAAATTGACAAAATCCCAC TTCCCCCGTGGGCTCTGATCGCCATCGCGGTGGTGGCGGCGTTGTTGGTGCTCACCTGTTGCTTCTGCATCATCAAGAAATGCTGctgcaagaagaagaagaacaagaagggCAAGAAGGGCAAGGACGGCTTCAATATGAAGAACATGGAGGGTGGAGAG AAATCGCaggacgacgacgatgacgaggGGGAGACCGGGCTGACggaagaggagaaggaggaggaggagaaggagcaaGAGAAGTTGGGGAAACTGCAATACTCCATCGACTACGACTTTGAGAACACTAAG CTGACCGTCGGCATCCTTCAAGCGGCGGACCTCATGTCCATGGATTCGGGCGGGACGTCCGACCCGTACGTTCGAATCCTGCTCTTacctgaaaagaagaagaaatatgACACCAAAGTCCACAAGAAAACCCTCAACCCGGTTTTCAATGAGACCTTTGTCTTCAAG gttccctacGAAGAGCTGGGCGGCAAAACTCTGGCCTTGTCCGTTTTCGACTACGACCGCTTCTCCAAGCACGACGTCATCGGCGAGGTCAAGCTGCCCATGAACACCATCGACCTGGGGCGGCCCATCGAGGAGTGGCGGGACCTGGAGAGCGCCGATCAAGAGGAG CCGGAAAAACTCGGGGACATCTGCATATCCCTGCGTTACGTCCCCACCGCCGGGAAACTCACCGTTTGCATCCTGGAGGCCAAGAACCTGAAGAAGATGGACGCCTGCGGATTATCTG ACCCGTACGTGAAGATCCAGCTGCTGCAGGGGGGTAAGCgtctgaagaagaagaagaccacGGTGAAGAAGAACACCCTCAACCCGTACTACAATGAGTCCTTCAGCTTTGAAATCCCTCTGGAGCAGATGCAG AAAATCCTGGTGGCCGTAACGGTGTTCGACTACGACAAGATCGGCAAGAACGACGCCATCGGGAAAATCTTTGTGGGCAGCAAGGCCACCGGGCTGGGCCTCAAGCACTGGTCGGACATGCTGTCCAACCCGCGCCGCCCCATCGCCCAATGGCACGCTTTGCAACCGGAGGAGGACATCGACGGCCAGCTGGCGTCCTTGGCGGCCAAAAAGTGA
- the LOC144076337 gene encoding protein phosphatase 1 regulatory subunit 12B-like — protein sequence MSLLKDHPRVKKSTSDSSSSSSANESLRHERVSRLHSSGVPDASDDTTKKHAESYFSRRENRLSARKKAEEEIARNDYKKMYEKALASNQRLKSRLETSKQELVVIQEQLQRAQQKERKSELGCNMLETEKKDSWTLRKKIADMEEQVKVKAELHTENQRLKDENGALIRVITKLSK from the exons ATGTCTCTTCTCAAAGATCATCCCCGCGTCAAGAAGTCCACCTCAGACTCGTCTTCTTCATCCTCCGCCAACGAGAGCCTGAGG CACGAGCGAGTGTCTAG attgcatTCCTCCGGCGTGCCGGACGCCTCGGACGACACCACGAAAAAACACGCCGAGTCGTACTTTTCGAGACGCGAGAACCGACTGTCGGCTCGGAAAAAGGCCGAAGAGGAAATTGCGCGAAATGACTATAAAAAG ATGTACGAAAAAGCGCTGGCTAGCAATCAGAGGCTCAAGTCAAGACTGGAAACCAGTAAACAGGAACTGGTGGTGATTCAAGAGCAACTGCAGAGAGCTCAG CAAAAGGAGAGAAAGAGTGAACTGGGTTGCAACATGCTTGAAACGGAGAAAAAG GACAGTTGGACTCTTAGGAAGAAGATTGCCGACATGGAAGAACAAGTGAAG GTCAAAGCGGAACTCCACACGGAAAACCAAAGACTGAAGGACGAGAACGGAGCGTTAATTCGTGTCATCACTAAATTGTCCAAGTGA
- the LOC144076336 gene encoding synaptotagmin-2-like isoform X2 gives MKFNLFRRAQPVAAAEPTGATATPGTAVTPAAVSSTVAESSGNNTEISKNDMFEEIKSKFLNEIDKIPLPPWALIAIAVVAALLVLTCCFCIIKKCCCKKKKNKKGKKGKDGFNMKNMEGGEDDDDDEGETGLTEEEKEEEEKEQEKLGKLQYSIDYDFENTKLTVGILQAADLMSMDSGGTSDPYVRILLLPEKKKKYDTKVHKKTLNPVFNETFVFKVPYEELGGKTLALSVFDYDRFSKHDVIGEVKLPMNTIDLGRPIEEWRDLESADQEEPEKLGDICISLRYVPTAGKLTVCILEAKNLKKMDACGLSDPYVKIQLLQGGKRLKKKKTTVKKNTLNPYYNESFSFEIPLEQMQKILVAVTVFDYDKIGKNDAIGKIFVGSKATGLGLKHWSDMLSNPRRPIAQWHALQPEEDIDGQLASLAAKK, from the exons ATGAAGTTCAACCTGTTCAGGAGGGCGCAGCCGGTGGCCGCGGCCGAGCCCACCGGAGCCACGGCCACGCCCGGCACGGCCGTCACGCCGGCCGCCGTCTCCTCCACGGTGGCGGAAAGCTCCGGCAACAACACGGAGATCAGCAAGAACGACATGTTCGAGGAGATCAAGAGCAAATTCCTCAACGAAATTGACAAAATCCCAC TTCCCCCGTGGGCTCTGATCGCCATCGCGGTGGTGGCGGCGTTGTTGGTGCTCACCTGTTGCTTCTGCATCATCAAGAAATGCTGctgcaagaagaagaagaacaagaagggCAAGAAGGGCAAGGACGGCTTCAATATGAAGAACATGGAGGGTGGAGAG gacgacgacgatgacgaggGGGAGACCGGGCTGACggaagaggagaaggaggaggaggagaaggagcaaGAGAAGTTGGGGAAACTGCAATACTCCATCGACTACGACTTTGAGAACACTAAG CTGACCGTCGGCATCCTTCAAGCGGCGGACCTCATGTCCATGGATTCGGGCGGGACGTCCGACCCGTACGTTCGAATCCTGCTCTTacctgaaaagaagaagaaatatgACACCAAAGTCCACAAGAAAACCCTCAACCCGGTTTTCAATGAGACCTTTGTCTTCAAG gttccctacGAAGAGCTGGGCGGCAAAACTCTGGCCTTGTCCGTTTTCGACTACGACCGCTTCTCCAAGCACGACGTCATCGGCGAGGTCAAGCTGCCCATGAACACCATCGACCTGGGGCGGCCCATCGAGGAGTGGCGGGACCTGGAGAGCGCCGATCAAGAGGAG CCGGAAAAACTCGGGGACATCTGCATATCCCTGCGTTACGTCCCCACCGCCGGGAAACTCACCGTTTGCATCCTGGAGGCCAAGAACCTGAAGAAGATGGACGCCTGCGGATTATCTG ACCCGTACGTGAAGATCCAGCTGCTGCAGGGGGGTAAGCgtctgaagaagaagaagaccacGGTGAAGAAGAACACCCTCAACCCGTACTACAATGAGTCCTTCAGCTTTGAAATCCCTCTGGAGCAGATGCAG AAAATCCTGGTGGCCGTAACGGTGTTCGACTACGACAAGATCGGCAAGAACGACGCCATCGGGAAAATCTTTGTGGGCAGCAAGGCCACCGGGCTGGGCCTCAAGCACTGGTCGGACATGCTGTCCAACCCGCGCCGCCCCATCGCCCAATGGCACGCTTTGCAACCGGAGGAGGACATCGACGGCCAGCTGGCGTCCTTGGCGGCCAAAAAGTGA
- the igfn1.2 gene encoding LOW QUALITY PROTEIN: immunoglobulin-like and fibronectin type III domain containing 1, tandem duplicate 2 (The sequence of the model RefSeq protein was modified relative to this genomic sequence to represent the inferred CDS: substituted 1 base at 1 genomic stop codon): protein MTHLAITRKSRIHGVVITQVVQQVPAGKSTPDFTRKPMAMTVHEGKRAFFKAIVSGEPAPSVAWGRSRGDVDDADKYKMRYDEKAKEHVFEIPIAKADLADTYKCVATNEYGTAVCTATLNIIKGEKQSFQQRXKKSKEEAPQDFRAILKKTVVATKKKQLPPKKEGEIDPRLWEILLTAPKTHYQRICLDFGVTDFRWLLKRLNLMKKERADEQAKVIEDLGNVKQIEVKPNGKAEFSLKMSLRDPNSSINLYKDGKPISYGKNGNSKISLQKRGNQYHFTIKDPQPEDAGLYQVDVEETNVLTTNFQVPNVEFADKIHNAKASENKDASFQCVLSTPINRINWSTAQSSLEQGEKYDISVSEDKMTHTLTIKNCDMADDGKYYAIAGTTACSASLSVEADPNDHGGRKDNKGQSHNGPAKLALEHKPQTETRSDKNDGENDSHGKISSGEGDRSSAEGDGADDGRETDVSHGEGESENNNLLGNDESQKVDAGRRRVQTDLAVSKTAKGEGVQFVSGLSDTTVIIGGQAELCCKLSSEHSEGRWYKNGKLLTDQDGVKIVKEGAYHKLVIGCCEKEDVAVYRFESEGRESEATLTIQDPPKIDAGSLGKFGKPVIVRAGETAGWNLQFSGGQPINVQWNKDNDELIPARNVKIENTPTESKLQLLKCQRKDSGKVQIRIKNEFGTTEAFSELQVLDKPTPPQGPVDVMESAVTSIEFKWKAPKDNGGCPVTNYLLERQQVGRNKWSNLGQISGSGTLYKDCDVDPGRRYCYRVRARNSEGVSDYLQTEFIPAGVIRYPGAPTPPKVVRVCKNCISLAWSAPRDTGGTKIVGYNLEKRKKGSNYWSLVNQGGPITDSECEVKDLFEGAEYEFRVSAINLSGPGDPSVPCDAVFARDPMKPPGKVTALRLTSSDYTAVSLAWTKPTEVKGSQDQAEGYYVEIRPVTSPEWTRCNAMPITPTTYTVRGLKAMAPYWIRVVATNYGGDGEPRGFDSHIIAMPPPVRPKFKNGNMKSFIVVRSGNTLRLNIPFEASPFPDVSWFKDGILVPKHVTVTNSDKASQILIPTSERTDSGIYTVIVKNVVGQESFSVEIRVTDDPKPPGSVELEQNVLGTATLSWAPSPDELKDDRLHYVISKRDSYKPAWRTVAENIFNNRFTVVDILPGRLYHFRVYAKNDIGLSVPSVSSGFEIKKEREKFTVKEPWRKPVDLSSAPAFTAPLRRHMPPEGYECHMSCAVKGDPTPRVTWYRNDVDLNVNGNYYITNVCGVCSLLILRVGANDGGVYKVVAENALGSAQFSIMLNVRG, encoded by the exons ATGACGCATT TGGCCATCACAAGGAAGTCAAGAATTCACGGCGTTGTGATAACTCAGGTCGTCCAGCAAGTTCCGGCGGGAAAATCGACACCCGACTTCACCCGGAAGCCAATGGCGATGACCGTCCACGAGG GGAAAAGAGCTTTTTTCAAAGCCATCGTCAGCGGCGAGCCGGCGCCGAGCGTCGCGTGGGGGCGGAGCAGAGGGGACGTGGACGACGCAGACAAGTACAAAATGAGATACGATGAAAAAGCCAAGGAGCATGTCTTTGAG ATACCGATAGCGAAAGCTGACCTTGCCGACACGTACAAATGCGTTGCCACCAATGAATATGGAACGGCTGTTTGCACGGCCACCCTCAATATTATTAAAGGTGAGAAACAATCTTTTCAGCAGAGATGAAAGAAGT CCAAGGAAGAAGCGCCGCAGGATTTCAGGGCCATACTCAAGAAAAC TGTTGTCGCGACCAAGAAGAAACAATTGCCGCCAAAGAAAGAAGGAGAGATCGACCCTAGACTTTGGGAAATCCTCCTCACCGCACCAAAGACACACTATCAAAGAATATGCCTGGACTTTGGCGTGACAGACTTCCGATGGTTGCTGAAAAGACTGAATCTGATGAAAAAGGAGAGAGCAGACGAACAGGCAAAG GTTATCGAAGATCTCGGAAACGTCAAACAAATTGAagtgaaaccaaacggaaaagCAGAATTCAGCCTCAAGATGTCCTTACGGGATCCTAACAGCTCGATTAACCTGTACAAG GACGGTAAGCCGATTTCATACGGAAAGAACGGAAACTCAAAGATCAGTCTGCAGAAACGTGGAAACCAATATCATTTCACCATCAAAGACCCCCAGCCAGAAGATGCCGGTTTGTATCAGGTCGATGTTGAAGAGACAAACGTTCTTACGACCAACTTCCAAG TCCCCAATGTGGAGTTCGCGGACAAGATTCATAACGCGAAGGCCTCGGAAAACAAAGACGCTTCTTTCCAATGTGTCCTGTCCACACCAATCAACAGAATAAATTGGTCAACGGCACAGTCTTCGCTTGAACAAGGCGAGAAATATGACATCAGTGTCTCGGAAGACAAAATGACACATACGCTAACAATTAAAAATTGCGACATGGCCGATGATGGGAAATATTATGCGATCGCTGGTACCACGGCTTGCAGTGCATCTCTTTCAGTGGAAG CCGATCCAAACGACCACGGAGGTCGAAAGGACAATAAAGGCCAGTCTCACAATGGCCCGGCTAAATTGGCTTTGGAGCACAAACCACAAACGGAGACGCGCTCGGACAAAAACGATGGAGAAAATGACTCTCACGGGAAGATCAGCTCTGGAGAAGGCGACAGATCTAGCGCCGAGGGTGATGGCGCCGATGACGGCCGGGAGACTGATGTGAGCCATGGTGAGGGAGAAAGTGAGAATAACAACCTCCTGGGAAATGATGAAAGCCAGAAGGTTGATGCGGGCAGACGGCGAGTACAAACAGACCTCGCCGTCTCGAAAACAGCAAAAG GTGAAGGTGTTCAGTTTGTCAGCGGTCTGTCAGATACCACAGTTATTATCGGAGGACAGGCAGAACTGTGCTGCAAATTAAGCAGCGAGCACTCCGAGGGAAGGTGGTACAAGAACGGAAAACTG CTGACCGACCAGGACGGGGTCAAGATTGTCAAAGAGGGAGCCTATCACAAACTTGTAATTGGCTGCTGTGAAAAAGAGGACGTGGCCGTGTATCGCTTTGAGTCGGAGGGACGGGAATCGGAAGCCACGTTGACTATTCAAG ATCCGCCAAAGATAGACGCCGGTTCTCTCGGAAAATTCGGAAAACCGGTGATCGTAAGAGCGGGCGAGACCGCCGGATGGAACCTTCAATTTTCGGGCGGACAACCGATAAACGTTCAATGGAACAAAGACAACGATGAGCTTATCCCTGCCCGCAATGTGAAGATTGAAAATACACCCACTGAGAGCAAACTACAGCTTTTAAAATGCCAAAGGAAAGACAGTGGCAAAGTCCAAATacgaataaaaaatgaatttgggaCAACGGAAGCATTTTCCGAACTTCAAGTCTTGG ACAAACCCACACCACCACAAGGACCTGTGGACGTTATGGAAAGTGCTGTGACGTCTATCGAGTTTAAATGGAAAGCGCCAAAGGATAACGGTGGCTGTCCGGTCACAAACTACCTTCTGGAACGCCAGCAGGTCGGACGCAACAAATGGTCCAACCTTGGGCAGATCAGTGGCAGCGGTACGCTTTACAAGGATTGCGATGTGGACCCTGGAAGACGATACTGCTACCGGGTCAGAGCCAGAAACTCAGAGGGTGTCAGTGACTACCTTCAGACAGAGTTCATACCGGCCGGAGTGATAC gttATCCAGGGGCCCCTACACCCCCAAAAGTGGTCCGTGTCTGTAAAAACTGCATTAGTCTGGCGTGGAGTGCTCCGCGTGATACCGGAGGGACCAAAATAGTGggctataatttggaaaaaaggaaaaaaggctcAAATTACTGGAGCCTTGTAAACCAAGGAGGACCAATAACAG ACTCCGAGTGTGAGGTGAAAGACCTATTTGAAGGGGCGGAATATGAATTCAGGGTGTCGGCGATCAACCTATCTGGTCCTGGGGATCCAAGCGTGCCGTGTGACGCTGTATTTGCCCGAGATCCCATGA AACCTCCCGGGAAAGTCACGGCTCTCAGATTAACATCTAGCGACTACACTGCCGTGTCACTAGCTTGGACTAAACCCACGGAAGTGAAGGGGTCGCAGGATCAAGCAGAGGGCTACTACGTGGAGATCAGACCTGTAACGAGCCCCGAATGGACCCGGTGTAATGCCATGCCAATTACTCCCACCACCTACACCGTGCGGGGCTTAAAGGCCATGGCCCCTTACTGGATAAGAGTGGTGGCGACCAATTATGGAGGCGATGGAGAACCTCGAGGCTTTGACAGTCACATTATTGCCATGCCCCCCCCTG TACGCCCAAAGTTCAAAAATGGCAACATGAAGAGCTTCATAGTCGTGAGATCAGGAAACACCTTACGTCTCAACATCCCCTTCGAG GCGTCACCCTTTCCTGACGTCTCTTGGTTTAAAGATGGTATTTTAGTACCAAAGCATGTAACAGTCACCAACTCCGACAAAGCTTCTCAAATCTTGATCCCCACATCCGAGCGCACAGACTCTGGGATCTACACCGTCATCGTCAAGAATGTGGTAGGGCAGGAGAGCTTCAGCGTTGAAATAAGAGTAACAG ATGACCCCAAGCCTCCAGGATCAGTGGAGCTAGAGCAGAATGTCCTGGGTACAGCCACCTTGTCCTGGGCGCCCTCTCCAGACGAGCTGAAGGATGACAGGCTGCACTACGTCATCTCCAAGCGGGACTCCTACAAGCCCGCTTGGAGAACGGTAGCAGAAAACATCTTCAACAACAGGTTTACTGTTGTGGACATTTTGCCCGGACGGCTGTACCACTTCCGGGTTTATGCCAAAAACGACATCGGCCTCTCCGTGCCATCCGTGTCGTCTGGCTTTGAAATTAAGAAGGAAAGAG AAAAGTTTACGGTAAAAGAACCGTGGAGAAAACCTGTGGATTTATCGTCAGCGCCCGCTTTTACCGCCCCGCTGAGACGCCACATGCCTCCGGAAGGCTACGAGTGCCACATGAGCTGCGCGGTCAAGGGTGACCCGACGCCCCGCGTGACCTGGTACCGCAATGACGTGGACCTGAACGTCAACGGCAACTACTACATCACCAACGTGTGTGGCGTCTGCTCCCTGCTCATTTTGAGAGTGGGCGCTAATGATGGCGGCGTATACAAAGTGGTGGCGGAGAATGCACTGGGCTCCGCCCAGTTCTCCATAATGCTTAACGTTAGGGGATAA